From the Candida dubliniensis CD36 chromosome 2, complete sequence genome, the window taatgatgacaacaacaacaagcaaGCAAGTATAGACGATATGGACAACCTACCTaaataatagtagtagttattgttaaagaaagaaagaaagaaagaaaaaatttagaTATAATACACTTAGAAATATGTTCAACCAAtatgaaaaacaaattgaattagatTTGTTAATTTGTGATATctatataattaattaattctggaaaaacaaaaaattctttttttttttttttttttttgataagtgtcaattttaaataaaacaatagaaaCAAGCCACCTCCCGACCCTCCCCAACCCTCCTCCAACCCTCCCCGTTGTATTGTTTCCAATAATGGcccattattttttttttttggttgagGAATGTAATGTGGATAATATAGTGACAATTGCACGAACAGAAATATCCGATATAaccccccctccccccaACCCCTTTTTCCATCAGCCTTCCCCTTGTCCGCACCCCCTACTTGCGCAAACCAAACATACCAATTGCATCGTATTATAAAACTGTGTTTTAAAAGTATCAAATTGTCTTATAcgtcatttttttttaaaaaaaagacaacaaataaacaattgtttTCCATTATATGGATTTCGGCTTATTAGTTGTATTAGTAACTattatgtatatatatatgtatgtatgtatgaCTCggaaatttgttttattttcctgtagtagtagtactacAAATGACTAACTTTTAAATACCCGAAAAGTAAGCAAAAAAAGGGAGAACTAAAGCAATGTTACTGAGAAATATCTTTCTATTTCCGAACCATGGGATGTTCTGCCTAATAGACACTTTGAACACAGTAAagcctttttttttttttttttttttttttgcagaactaataattgaaaagaacTTAACCATTAAAGGATTTACATGTATTATCAGATTCatgttgaaaaatcttGATGGTCATCGTAAAGTAAAGGGTTTGGGTCTGGGTCTGGGTCGGTCGGTCGGCCGGCCGGCTAACACCTcaaaccaaaatcaaaaccaaaaccaaaacgAAAAcgaaaacgaaaaaaaaaaaaaaaaaaaaaaaaggacaTACACGAGGTTTCGCCTCGCCTCGCCTCACCTTACCTCACCTCACCTCAACTTGTCGGTTATGCTAGTTTATTGTACAGCAAACTATAACACAAagtaaatatatatatatataagtaTCTGCAGAATTACTTTTATGTAGGTATCGGACAAATCTAAACTTGGACAGTGGTGGTGGGTGATGGTCGTGGTCCTGGTCCTGGTcctggtggtggtggtttgTGTGGTAAGAATGTTATTCTATCGATAATATTAGttttgtttcattattCTATTCTGAAACAACTTTTCTGTGTAGATCCTTACATACAATGGATATTTATATTCtactttcttctttcttcttctttcttcttcttcctaGATTATATTGTAGAGGAAAATGACAAAGGAAACACTTTGGTTTGTgaccaacaacaatattcattaattccaagatattttcatttgagGTATTTCTGAATTGTGTAACTTTTACTGATTATATCCTATCATTTATTCTACATTTTGTCAGatattcttattttttttttatatataatttaatcacaaatttgaattcattGTTTGAGATGTTGACAGgtatcttcttctttcctttttgtACTGTGAATGTTATGATACCATATTTCAAAGCATTCCAACACACAAGTGGTATAACTACAATGGGAaagtttcaaaaaaaaaaaaaaaaacgacAACTAAAATATGTAAAGATCGGAGCTTGGTAAGCTTTTGAAACCAAATAGTGGAGAAAAAGGGTGTCCAATTCAGTAATTGACAGTATCAGATTCTCCaagtttcttttctttctagGTTTTAGATCCAATGAATATACATCATTCctcctcttcctcctcctcaTGATCatga encodes:
- a CDS encoding bud site selection protein, putative (possible positional orthologue of C. albicans BUD20; some very faint sequence similarity; position within genome suggests positional orthology with orf19.218 (BUD20)), which encodes MLSRNIFLFPNHGMFCLIDTLNTVKPFFFFFFFFAELIIEKNLTIKGFTCIIRFMLKNLDGHRKVKGLGSGSGRSVGRPANTSNQNQNQNQNENENEKKKKKKKRTYTRFRLASPHLTSPHLNLSVMLVYCTANYNTK